Genomic DNA from Niabella ginsenosidivorans:
ATTTTGACGGGCTGGAATTTGCTTATGAATGCAGGCAATTGAACATTCCCTACGCCGTAATTGCGCAAAAGGGAGTGGATTTTTACTGGCCGCCAACCCGGTACAGGGAAGAGATGAGAAGAACGCTGCAGGCTGCGCAAAAATGTTATTTCGTATCAAAACATAACCAAACGCTTACAGAAGAGCAACTGGGCCTGCGCCTGAAGAATGCGGAGCTGGTCTCCAACCCGGTAAAGCTGCCACGCGCACCACTGCCTTTTCCATCTGCCGGCAATGGCTACAAGCTGGCCTGTGTGGCCCGTTTATTTATTATTGACAAGGGACAGGATATTTTACTAAGGATACTCAGTAAAGAACCCTGGAAAAGCCGGAACATAGAGGTTTCCTTTATTGGCTCGGGGACTGACGAGCAGGGGCTAAAAGAGCTGGCGGCGCTGCTCAATATAACCAATGTAACGTTCCGGGGCCAGTTGAATAATATTAGCCGGGTTTGGCAAACCCATCATGCACTTTTACTACCTTCGCGTAGTGAGGGCATGGCGCTGTCTGTTCTGGAAGCAATGGCTTCAGGCCGGCCGGTGATCGTTACCAACGCGGGGGGTCACGCCGAGATCATCCGGCATGGCATCAACGGGTTCATCAGCGATGCAACGGAAACCGCTTTTGCTGCAAACATGGAGGAAGCCTGGCAACAAAAAGAGCACTGGGAAAAGATCGGGTTACAGGCCTCTCAATTTATTAAGGATCATGTACCTGAATCTCCCGAACATAATTTTTCATTATCAATTTTGAAACTGCTAAATGATCTCTAAGCCTCTCGTATCTGTTATCATGCCTACATATAACAGAGCCACTAAAATATTGAATGCAATTAACAGCGCATTAGGGCAAACATATACCAACATCGAAATACTGGTAGTAGACGACGGCTCAGCAGACGCTACCCGGGAAGTTTTAAAGGACGTGCAGGGAATCCGGTACATCCGGCAGGAGCACGGCGGGCAGGCCAGGGCCCGCAACACCGGCCTGGCGCTTGCAAAGGGCGAGATCATCGCTTCCCTTGACTCAGATGATATCTGGTACCCGTCTTTTTTAGAGAGATGCGTAGATAAGCTGACTGCGGACAACCTGGATTTTGTTTTTGCCAACTGGGACCAGGAAACGGGGGAGGGCGCTACTGCCGATTTCCTTACCCAGCACATTTATATCCAACCCTATTTTCATAAGATGAAAGACGGATGGGTAAACCTTACCAATGATGAGATCCGGAAAGTGTATTTACAGGGCTGCCCCTCCCCCTCATCGGCGCTGATCATACGGCGCTCCATAATGGGCTCCGGCTGGAACCCGGAAATAAAGATCGGGGACGACTGGTATCTATACCTTAACGTGATCCTCTCCGGAAAACGAACGGCCGCTTTTACCCTTGACCGTTTATGGAGAAAATGCATCGATCAGAAAAATATATACGACGGGCGCAAAAGAAGCGAGGTACTGGAAAACCTATATATAGCAGACCTCCACAAAATGATTACCGCATTCAAAGACCGCCTTACTCCTGAGGAATTAAAGTTTCTCCAAAACAAGCATGTATACAGTCTTGTAGAACTGGCCAAACATAATCTGATCAGGGAATTCAACCTTGTAGAAACGGGGAAACTCCTGGGGCGCTCTTTCAGCATTGATGCGGCCCATGCTTTTAAATCGATTCCCGAAGTGATCAGCTTTGGACTGAAAAGAAAGCTGGGCATTTACAGAACCAAAAGGGATGGCAGGAGCAAAGCAAACTAAAGGGCATATGGAGGCACAGAACATGCATTTGGAAAAGCTGCAACAAAGCATTCATGCCGCTGTACATTATCTGGCCGGGCACCAGTTACCCAACGGGGAGTTTATGACCTATATAGCACCTGATGACAAAATGCGGCAATGGTGTGTGCCGGACAGTAACACCTTCATCCCCGCGCTGATCGGCAATTGCCTGATGCCGCTTGAAGCTTCCTTTCCGCCAATAACAGCAATGCTGGATAAAACGGTGGCCTTTCTGCAATATCAGATGATGAGGGGAGGTGTCTGGCATTTTTTCCCTGCGTGGCACCCGCAGTTCAAACGCCTTCCGCCAGATACAGATGATACGGTAACCATTGCTGCCCTGTTGCGTAAAAGAAAAAAGCTCATTTTTGATAATACCCCCATGCTCCTTGCAAACAGAACCAGAAACGGGCTCTTTTACACCTGGTATACCCTCCACCCTACCTTTATAAAATTTCCCCGTACTTACTGGCGCCTGATTCTGAGAGAGCTGAAGCACCCGCTAAGTACACTCCTGTACTGGATAAAAGGAGACCATAAGCGAAATGATGTAGATGCCATCGTAAACGCGAATGCCATTTACTATTTGGGGTATAACAAAACAACTGAACCGGTGGTGCGGTATCTTGCAGCCATCATCCAAAATAATAAAGAAGCCGGCAGTGACAAATGGTACCTGAACCCTCTTGCCTACTTTTATTTTATATCAAGGCTGTATACAATACCAGGCGTTCCGTCTATACTTACAAACATTAAGCCCCTGATTATTAAAAAAATTATAAATGCTATTCACAACAGTGCTGCGTTTGCAGACTGTGATCTGGAAATGGCGCTTGCCCTGTCTGCACTGGTAAACATGGATTATAAAGACCCCGGTTATCTTGCCGGGCTTGCAGCGCAGTTAATGGAAAAGCAGCAGACAGCAGGCAACTGGGAAAGGTATATTTTAGGTACGCACCCTAAAAAAATTATCGGGTGGGGCAGTGAAGAAGCCACCACGGCGCTTGCAGCAGAAGCCCTGTATCACTATCAGCTATCTTTACAAAATACAATGCGGGAAAATCATGAAGCTGTTTAAGATCATACGTTCTGCTGAATGGTGGGAATATAAATTGCCTCCGCTACTGGGGATTGGCTACGCCACAACCCTGAAATGTGGCGGGCAGATCTATGATTACTGGAGATGGCTGTTTGTTATCCTGCTTTCCTTAGTAGCGGGCGCTGCCTATGTAAGCATCATTAACGATGTTACAGATCTTAAAGATGATATTATGGCCGGTAAAAAAAACCGGATGCAGCATTTGCCTGTTTATTGCCGCTGGCTGTTGCCGCTGCTTTGCCTGTTACTGGGGCTTTTCTTTGAGTATACGATCTACTATCCGGATACAATTTCAATGATCCTGTACCTGGTTCCCTGGGTATTGTTCAGCCTTTATTCCTTTCCGCCTTTCCGGCTTAAGAACCATGGGTTGCCCGGCATATTGTGCGATGCCGGCGGATCACATGTTTTTACCAGCCTACTGATGATCAGCAGCATGTCTTTTGCTATGAACCGGCCGATCGACATTGCCTGGCTGACCCTGACGGGGATCTGGGCGCTATGTTATGGCTTAAGAGGCATTCTCTGGCATCAGTATACCGACAGGGAAAACGATATCCGCTCAGGATTGAATACGGTAGCTACCCGGATTCCTCCCCAAAAATTCAGGCCACTGGAAACAACTATTTTTCTAATTGAATTACTGGTTACATTAGGTATTTTCCTGTATCTTTCCAACCTGTGGATCATCATCGCATATGCATTTTACGTGCTGCTTTGCTTTTTGCGCAGCCGGTTCCTGGGCCAGCGGCCGGTTGTTATATTAACCAGCGGCAATATGCCCGTGCAAATTTTACAGCTGGATTATTTTCAGTGCATCTTTCCGGTTACTTTACTGATCTGCGCTACCATTACAGACAGAGATAATCTGCTTCCGCTGACCGTTCACCTGGTGCTTTTCCCGGACACACTTATCAGGATGGTTAAAGACCTTAAAGCCGTCCTTTATACAATAATAAAAACTAAAAAACTGAGCGCCTGATGGAAACAGTGGATAATCCTGCCGGGCGGGCGGAATTACTGCCGGCACAGATCCCTGATCTTTGATGCTTCAATGGTTGCCTCAGGCCTGAAATTATCTGATTCCATATATTTTTCCAGGCTGTATAATAATTGCCTTGCTTCCGGCCGCTGCCCGGCATTACTGAGCAGGTCTATTGATGATACAAGCAACCGGCCTTTGCCCACCCTGCATTCAAAAAGCAATGCCAATGATCTTGCGGTAACCCAATCATCAATGACCCTTACAATAGGCGTTAATCCCTTCTGAACCGAATCCAGGATCATTGCACCGGAATGGCTCATTGCATCCCACCATTGCCAATCACTGTAGTAATCTGTAGGAAAATAGCTGAATGCCGGGTGACGGGGATTGCACAGTATGCCTAATGTATGCGGCGGCTGGCCATGCGTCCAGGCAGTGTTCCAGAATATACTCGAAAAGCCAACAGCAATATTACCGCCTTTATCTTTTTTAAGGGCGCCTTTCTTTAAAGTAAGCAACACCCTGGCGCCTTTATTCAGTTGGGAAACCGTTTCGCTATCGAATGTTTGCGTAATAAAAATATCTTTTGCAATGGCCGGGTTCCCGGCAGGGTATACATAAAACGTCCATGAGTTTTCATAACCGGCTACAGACACGGTTAACGTAAGTTTTGATGGCTGCAGAACAGATGCTAACTGCTGCCTGATTACCCCTAACTGAAAACCATTTCCGACCGGGATGGTTGTTTGCTGTGAAAATTTACCGGCAAATAATAGCTGGCCTGCGGCATTTTTAACTGACCAGAGCGGGATGATGCCCTTCAGCGGCTTTTCATTAAAATTAGCCAGTTCAACCGGAACGTCCAAAGCTTCGTTATTTAAATACACCATCTTTGAAAACCTTGCCAGGGGCACCACAGCATTGCAGAACCGGCTGTATTCTTTACTGCTGATATACCCTTTGTCCTTCCAGAATGCATTCACAACCCCTACCAATGCCGTTCCCTGGCCGGGAAAATCTCCAAGGCCCAATAATTGAAATCCCCCAAAATTTTTTGTGCGTAAAGCCGCTTCAATATCCGCTTTATAGCAGAGTACCTGCAGTTTTCCTGAAGCCAGCAAAAAACTGTCAGCAAGATGCTTCATACCATTGGCTTCAAGTGCTTGCCGGAATATTTCAAAGTTTTTTGCTTTTAAGATCCCGGTGTATTGCGGAATTTCCCTGAAATCGGGATAAACACACCATTGCCCGATCTCATGACTGATGGTGGGATGCTTCCATTTTGCAATGATCGCAGACCAGTCATAATTGGTCCTGGGAGGCTCATTGTTTATAATGCTCTTTAAACCGGCGCCCCATGCCTGTATGCGGGGGTCCGGAGTGCTGTTATAATCGCTTTCAGGAATTATGGGCCAGCCTGCACCGGTAGTATACAGCCGGCGCGGATCCCTTTTCTTCCAGGAGGTTACAAACCGGGTAAGGTACCCGGTCATATGTTTCC
This window encodes:
- a CDS encoding sugar-binding domain-containing protein, yielding MTKSEYCKRILFLLLFMNNCIIINAQRPVAKDENSINLSGTWHFQTDVQDIGVSRQWYAKKLTGIIRLPGSMATNNLGDAVSINTPWTGDIVDSSWFFEPRYARYRNPGNIKVPFWLQPNKYYKGAAWYQKVVHIPPGWNKKHISLFLERCHWQTTVWIDTVKIGTQNALGTPHEYSIDSLLSPGVHYLTIRVDNRVNEVNVGVNSHSISDHTQTNWNGITGKIMLLSRPRLYIDDVQLFPDIEKKQVTAVISLKNLNTAAVNARLELTAFRGGWNAVPLTPLLQDIRVKGNGGDMVSVIYPMGDHPLLWDEFHPNLYAMQVTVAGNGASDKKAVTFGMRSFTSNDQQLLINGRPAFLRGTLECAVFPLTGYPPAAASYWRHIFAVCRSYGLNHIRFHSWCPPEIAFAEADSAGFYLQIECSSWANQGATIGDGNPLDQFIEDESRRIVKTYGNHPSFCMLAYGNEPAGKHMTGYLTRFVTSWKKRDPRRLYTTGAGWPIIPESDYNSTPDPRIQAWGAGLKSIINNEPPRTNYDWSAIIAKWKHPTISHEIGQWCVYPDFREIPQYTGILKAKNFEIFRQALEANGMKHLADSFLLASGKLQVLCYKADIEAALRTKNFGGFQLLGLGDFPGQGTALVGVVNAFWKDKGYISSKEYSRFCNAVVPLARFSKMVYLNNEALDVPVELANFNEKPLKGIIPLWSVKNAAGQLLFAGKFSQQTTIPVGNGFQLGVIRQQLASVLQPSKLTLTVSVAGYENSWTFYVYPAGNPAIAKDIFITQTFDSETVSQLNKGARVLLTLKKGALKKDKGGNIAVGFSSIFWNTAWTHGQPPHTLGILCNPRHPAFSYFPTDYYSDWQWWDAMSHSGAMILDSVQKGLTPIVRVIDDWVTARSLALLFECRVGKGRLLVSSIDLLSNAGQRPEARQLLYSLEKYMESDNFRPEATIEASKIRDLCRQ
- a CDS encoding UbiA family prenyltransferase, which produces MKLFKIIRSAEWWEYKLPPLLGIGYATTLKCGGQIYDYWRWLFVILLSLVAGAAYVSIINDVTDLKDDIMAGKKNRMQHLPVYCRWLLPLLCLLLGLFFEYTIYYPDTISMILYLVPWVLFSLYSFPPFRLKNHGLPGILCDAGGSHVFTSLLMISSMSFAMNRPIDIAWLTLTGIWALCYGLRGILWHQYTDRENDIRSGLNTVATRIPPQKFRPLETTIFLIELLVTLGIFLYLSNLWIIIAYAFYVLLCFLRSRFLGQRPVVILTSGNMPVQILQLDYFQCIFPVTLLICATITDRDNLLPLTVHLVLFPDTLIRMVKDLKAVLYTIIKTKKLSA
- a CDS encoding glycosyltransferase family 2 protein — protein: MISKPLVSVIMPTYNRATKILNAINSALGQTYTNIEILVVDDGSADATREVLKDVQGIRYIRQEHGGQARARNTGLALAKGEIIASLDSDDIWYPSFLERCVDKLTADNLDFVFANWDQETGEGATADFLTQHIYIQPYFHKMKDGWVNLTNDEIRKVYLQGCPSPSSALIIRRSIMGSGWNPEIKIGDDWYLYLNVILSGKRTAAFTLDRLWRKCIDQKNIYDGRKRSEVLENLYIADLHKMITAFKDRLTPEELKFLQNKHVYSLVELAKHNLIREFNLVETGKLLGRSFSIDAAHAFKSIPEVISFGLKRKLGIYRTKRDGRSKAN
- a CDS encoding glycosyltransferase family 4 protein, with protein sequence MSKHNYHIAILSCCIDDWGGSEELWARSLPLLINENCNCRLYKNRINFQHPEIKKLKELGVRFSELDPQRSGIGNVARKMRQIMNRLTGHTHQNPLTFSPLPAVFHKQLRKNRPDFVIIAQGINFDGLEFAYECRQLNIPYAVIAQKGVDFYWPPTRYREEMRRTLQAAQKCYFVSKHNQTLTEEQLGLRLKNAELVSNPVKLPRAPLPFPSAGNGYKLACVARLFIIDKGQDILLRILSKEPWKSRNIEVSFIGSGTDEQGLKELAALLNITNVTFRGQLNNISRVWQTHHALLLPSRSEGMALSVLEAMASGRPVIVTNAGGHAEIIRHGINGFISDATETAFAANMEEAWQQKEHWEKIGLQASQFIKDHVPESPEHNFSLSILKLLNDL